The DNA window cacttactaagatcaacgttctgacaaagaagcatactgagactgaggtttaaatacaagagggaaggtgacaatctaggcggggcagaggaaaaggtgggctaaacaaatagacaacaggtggggaaacataatagggtaataacataataacgggagggagacgaaaacgcggactggatgcacgaaacaaaacatgtaaaacatacggctctggattagggagtagacatttgcatagtttgaagacgtagtgatagttagagacaggtgcgaacacttcgctgaaactaaacgagtaatcagggataggaTAGGTaggcacagaacagaacagttacagaacagtgcagaaatactaagagatagcgttagtgagttagttacgtgaatacttctaaactacccaataaaagtgattgttagttagttagttagacagacagtaagtgtattaatcggattagtactgtacaaaacctagattagtagtagttcgtaagaatcgtgctttacaacatttaactaccaagaaaaagcaggaagtaagaatcgcgagtcttggaaaaaatgttgaaaaaccgaaaactaccgtaaccacccgaatagtgggacacgcagacaggggagtgactagactggtaaacattcagacgcagacataacaggggaggacattggagaactgtaatgggaaacataaaccaggtaactaagaaaaatgaataataaacaagactaaacatgaaaacatacagaacaaatacagaaacattacacaacCGACTGCCTTAAACAAAACTTCCCATAGTCTCTTCCGGTGGCCCTACAGCTTTAGCCCAGAGTGTGGTGTAATCGACCAATTTACTGGTTGGTATATTTTGCGAAGCTAATTTGCACCTCCCCCGAGAGCAAGGGTAGGAGGCTCAATGCCCGCTCTTCAACCAGCCAGTTGCATGCCGTGACGGTCCTTTCCAACAGTTTGATGAACGCTTCCGGGTCATCCTCAATCTTCTGTAATTTGATGTGGGCCTGGAGGGGGGTCGGGATGGGACCAGATGCTCCCTCCTTCAGCTGCTCCGTCAGGACCGCTCGATCCACAGCCTGCAATGCTGCATTGCCTGGTGCTTTTCCTGCATGCTGTGGAGAGCCTGATGTTGGGTCTCCTGCATTGGCACCAGCTGCTTCACCACTTGCAGCATCAAAGAAGTTTTCATCTTCAGAGAACATCTTCAGCATGACACTCCCCTGGAAGGACAGAAGAGCAGGTCACAAGGAGATACGGAAATTCCGGATTGCAGATTCTAACGCAGCTGAAGTTGGGGGGCGGGAGAGCgcacaccaaaacaaaaaataaatgcaagtctTCACCCTCACAGCATCcgggataaaaataataaactaaaatgaaaatgaaggcaAAGAAAATAACCCGACTCACGTAGCTTTTCAGCTTGCTTTGGGCATGTGACTCATATAGCTTTTCGGCTTGTGTGGTCTCGCTCCTCTCCTGCATCTTCCcgtctcagccacctactgtggataaaagcacaacttTAACTCCTGTGTAGATTCATAAGGctatccaggtgtgtgtgcctgcttaaCCAGTAGACGTGGTCCTTTGaatgccctgcttccttcccacaCACTGAGCCCAGCCTCCACAGTGTTCTGTGTGAATATCTGGAAATGAGAATGTAATTTTTATTGTACATGATATTAATTCTTTCCTATTATTAATATTCTTGagatttttaaatcatttttatatCATAATTATTATCTTTGGAAGAATATTGTCTTGGGAGAGACTGAGATTATCATATTGGGGTATTTAAGATTTTACTTTAAACTCTAATGTAAAGgtataaaatgtacattaaacaCCCCCAATGTCATCAAACATAAATGCGAGGAGAATATCGTGAGTGGGCATGGCGAGGTGCATGTGAAAACGCAGAGCTCTTCTCTCGACAGTGCATCTCCATTGGTCTTCAGCTCATTGTGGCCGCTCTGCTCATCTACAAAGCGTCGAAGAACATCGAGTATGATGATCCCGAACGCAGGCTCAGTGACAGGTACTGTCCGCAAGGTTTGAGCTTGGGTTTCCATGAGTGCTTTCAGGCACAGATGACAGATAAATCTATCAGCTGTCAGGATTTAAGCATGTCAGGTAGTCAAGTCATTgtgaaacacaaaaatgtttgcCTTAAAAAGTCTATGTTTCTGCAGTCTGTTTCACTATTTTTCAGCTGGTTTTTTTCACTGTATGTCACACAATTGCACAGGatttattcactttttattcccctcaaaaaaaaaaaaaaaaaaaaaagagaaatatcaGTACAAAGAGAAATGTTTCTGGGCTTTAATCATCCCAGAACAGTGattaatcaagaaaaaaacaccGCTGGCAGGGGTACTCCAGTCCTCCCATCTATCTATATTTGTCCAGGCTTATTGGATAACATAAAGCGGCaacatatatttatgtatttaccaCAATCAGGTGCCTGCCAACATTGTGGTGCTCGCTGCTTTTGGCAAGGGAAGGCATTCAGAATATGatgaaaaaaacatctgtttGCCTTAGAATGTCAATGTACTTACTTGTGCCTTCATCATAAAGCCATTTTTAGCCAATGCAAGCAATGCATGTCTTTGTGAGCACTCTATTTTACTTTTTGCCACTATTATCTCTTGAATTAAACTTTGCTGTGAGTCAAGCAGGGCAAAGCCTGCAATCAATATAAACGGAAATGAGAGTCACGGTGCACTGAGGTCATCTGGAGGCTTTGTGATGATAATATTATTCGCACaacaaaaaggtacaaatcagCCATTGAGCTGCAGATGAGATTTAGCTTTGAAGATCTGACATATTTCATCTGAACTGAGGCCAGATGAAAAGGAAAGGGATTCTATAGCTGAGAGATCACAGAACTAAAGGGTCTCCGGGTTGATTACCTTGCACTGAGAGGAGatcataaataatggaaaataaGATAAATGCATAAGGTGGGAACATTAGGGCTATAAATAAACACAAGTGCCCTTGTGTGCTTATTGTGTAGGTTATAGGCCTAATGTACCTATTGGAAACATTTGGTAAAATTGTTGGGAGGATGAATGTGCACACAATTCATGTATgttagccacaaggctataggctgccccttGCAAGCTGTATGTGCCCAGTGCATCCTTTATGCGCCTGGAGAAGCTAGAGAGTTGCAGAGTGAAGTAAAATGGTGGCTGGCAACATGCGTCTGAGATCCAGGAATTTACAGAGGGCCACTATGACGATGAAACAGATCTGCCATTATGATTTTATATTCCAAATTAGGGAATAGGGGTAAATGTGTCAAATGAATcaaaaatacaacaatatcACATTATGTTACATGAATATCAGTTTATAGTATATACAGTCATttaatttagctaattaaatgtGTTAGGTGTAAAATGGCTACATCTCCACAGCGATTGGAGTTGCTCAGCTACGTTTGCTGATTGAAGCAGTTGGACATGCCCTGCAACACTTAGGGCCAgtgcccttgctcaagggtacggCGGAAATAAGGACACATGGGAACTGAGACCGGTGACGGCTCCGGTTGCAGGACCTCAGCACATTCCCAGACCACTGTTCCGAAACCCTGCCGCATGACCGAGTCTAACCTTAGCTCCGGTCCCATTCCACAGCACACGCAGTCGCAAGGCGAAACGCAGATCATGCGCGCGGCTGGTACACAGCCATGACATGGTTATTACGAGCAAGGTAAAGCCTTCCTCTCTCACTATTCCAATGGCCCACAATTTACCAACAAAAGAGGACCATCACGCTGGAAGCTCTTTGATTTCTTGGTGCCTTTCATCATGATTTCTACACAGCGAGATGATGTGAAATGGTACGCATTCCAGCTACTTTCAAGCGATGGCGGAAAAATCGCGGTTCGAGATTCCGTCTTTGCATGCGAGATCCCCATAGGGTTAAAGCAGTCCTCCCGGTGCGCCATCATTGTCATCAGGACAGGCGATGACAGCCCTGGCTGCAGCAGTGTGGGCTCTCAGCGGGAGGAGCGGGGTTATTTATACCGGGCTGCCGGCTCGTGGCAGTGCCGGGGCGGAGGGGGCCGAGAGCTTCGTGAAAAAGGTACGGACAGGGATAACAAGACGCAGCCTGTGACACTCCTGCCCTTTTCTGCTTCCTCTGCGCAGACTGCACCTGCTGAATAACATAGTGACCGGGCTAATCCTGGTCATCACCGCCGTCAACGTCTTCATCACCGCCTTCTGGTTCTCCTCGCCGACGCCGAGCGCCGTCGACCCGGGCGAGGCGGACACGGCCGCCGCCGGGCAGTAATGGGACCGCATTTACGGGCCTCTCCCCGCGCTGAGAGGACTTTCACAGCCGTCCGCTTTCATGTGCTGAGGCCCAGCCAGTAATCATCTGGGAACAATGAGGAAACCAAATAGACTCTTTtgcttttaaatgagaaaacaaccacccacccccccctcccccttttagtgtctcctctcctctcttcttacCAGCCCAGTGAAGATAAGAAACAGCACTCCCTCTGATTTGTTTAACCCCCCTCTTCTCCAGCGATGCCCGGCTGGGGAGTAGTAAAGCAGGGAGTGTACAGGCACTGTGAAGAACATCCATTCTTCCCAGCTGTCATTGAAgtcacttatttttcttatgATGCTGTGCCTTCAGTCACCTTGTAGTTCtgtaaaatgcaataaaatcgGATTAAAGACATAAATGAAGTCTGTTGCTTTAGTGATGCACTGAGGTCTTCATTATTAAAGAGGAACCTgctctttttgtcattttacatATAACATCAACTGTCTGCTGATTCTCTTTTTCCTTGCTCTACTCAAGCAGtagcaaactaaaaaataaatatagggATGTCGTAAGAAAAATAAACCCCCATATAGTGCATTTTCTACACAAAGGAACATATACAACATGACAGCCTTGACTtggaaatgtatgtatttgctTATATTTTTTCACCAAACTAAACCCTGTTATttactgctttgttttttgtttttgatgtacACAATCTCACAGGACATTCTAACATGTTGAGTTGGCTTGtttaacagtgctgtggttcTTAAAGGTCCACACATTATTTCCATATCACCATAACTTTGGCCATCTGGGTTGTCTGTCCAGATACAGCATTAGCCTTTAAAATATCAGGATGTAGTGATGTGTCCCACAATGAAAAATCTAATCTGAACTTGATCACAGGATGATCAAGTCTTCTGGGTTTATGCACAACTGAGCTCTGACTAAATAGGAAGGGCTTCAGTTGGTGTAGTCTGCAGAGCATTGGCTGCAAAGTGATGCTATATTGGCTGGCGGCATGTGGTTTGGAGGAAGTGCACTAGCCCGCACTCTTGTGAACTGTTGGAGGAGGCTTTATGGCactgtttttaaaatacaatgctcagttcaatacaatttaaaaaatatattccaaaTATGTGGGAAATAAGAGACATCACCATATCTAAATTAATCTGGAAAGCTAAGAAAGTAGGTACTTTATTATACTGCTTTGAGTCTGACAGAAAAGTGCTTGAGCCAaacacattgggattctggtAGCAGAGTATAGCCATAATAACATTTAATATGCTACTCTTGAGCAGTTGTGCAGTAATCAGGGTAAAGGGGATCACTCTTTGCCTGCAGATCCGTGGCCCTCACAGATTTAGAGATGCCTTTTAACCAGCAGCTGATTGGCACCTGGAACAACAGGCAATTCAAGTGTCCATATAATCAATAG is part of the Conger conger chromosome 15, fConCon1.1, whole genome shotgun sequence genome and encodes:
- the LOC133111064 gene encoding ninjurin-1-like, which gives rise to MHRNLAQEGNDLSSDEEPLFQPNIAEDSRVNVIRNINTYTRTKTLAQGFLDMALFTANASQMKYLVQQGPGTQFYYFLFVCLCISIGLQLIVAALLIYKASKNIEYDDPERRLSDRLHLLNNIVTGLILVITAVNVFITAFWFSSPTPSAVDPGEADTAAAGQ